A part of Chthoniobacterales bacterium genomic DNA contains:
- a CDS encoding transposase — MKKPGRADEGAQDAAPEFIRSDSGPEFIAKKVCRRIRERGLQTAFIPPGAPWENPSIESFNSRLRHDLLDIGAIGSLAGADGPAKDHRRKYSRIRPHSRLGYQTPAKFAASCLAPPRPTASATWTRSSPRQLRGHHHAPSPVIPGATGPGKRARAA, encoded by the coding sequence GGCGAGCCGACGAAGGGGCGCAAGACGCTGCGCCGGAGTTTATCCGCTCCGACAGCGGTCCGGAGTTCATCGCTAAAAAAGTCTGCCGCCGGATCCGAGAGCGCGGGTTGCAAACCGCGTTCATTCCGCCCGGCGCACCGTGGGAAAACCCCTCCATCGAAAGCTTCAACAGCCGCTTGCGCCACGATCTGCTCGACATCGGGGCGATCGGCTCGCTGGCCGGGGCCGATGGGCCGGCCAAGGATCACCGCCGCAAATACAGCCGCATCCGTCCGCATTCCCGACTGGGTTACCAGACCCCGGCGAAGTTTGCGGCCAGCTGTTTGGCTCCGCCCCGGCCCACGGCTTCCGCAACGTGGACCCGCTCTTCGCCCCGGCAATTGCGCGGTCACCACCACGCGCCGTCTCCAGTCATCCCCGGGGCGACTGGGCCCGGTAAGCGCGCGCGAGCAGCGTGA
- a CDS encoding (Fe-S)-binding protein translates to MHCGMCLPTCPTYDLTKLEQHSPRGRIALMRAIADDHLELGPAFGEEMSYCLGCLACETACPAGVDYAHLFEVARADVEKSGVMDNPVRSSIRTALLKILFTHPRLLRLVGRMLWLYQATGAQWLFRRLGLTRLLPAKLRKLEPITPVVLPKFSHQLIRPVEKPADGTRYRVGLLTGCVQDLVFADINRDTADVLLANGCEVVTPPVQPCCGSIHGHNGEHAVAQEMARRMIDLFDPFAFDAIITNAAGCGSHLKHYGRLLADDRDYAVRAREWDRKLKDVNEWLVETGFRVPVSEAAESQKVTYHEACHLCHGQKITRQPREILQAIPGVELTELPESDWCCGSAGVYNITQPETAAILQERKVGKIASTGAAVVATCNPGCHLQLVNGMRQAGLDIRVTQPVTLLARAYRAQSPRG, encoded by the coding sequence GGCCATCGCCGACGACCACTTGGAGCTGGGGCCCGCGTTCGGCGAGGAGATGTCCTACTGCCTCGGCTGTCTGGCCTGTGAAACCGCCTGCCCGGCCGGGGTGGACTACGCCCATCTTTTCGAAGTGGCGCGGGCCGACGTGGAAAAATCCGGTGTCATGGACAACCCGGTGCGCTCGTCGATTCGCACAGCCTTGCTCAAAATTCTTTTCACCCATCCGCGGTTGCTGCGACTCGTCGGGCGGATGCTCTGGCTCTACCAAGCCACGGGAGCGCAATGGCTTTTCCGTCGGCTCGGTCTGACGCGGCTGCTTCCGGCCAAACTGCGCAAGTTGGAGCCCATCACGCCGGTCGTGCTGCCCAAGTTTTCCCACCAGCTGATCCGCCCCGTGGAAAAGCCCGCGGACGGCACCCGTTACCGCGTGGGGCTTCTGACTGGATGCGTGCAGGACCTGGTCTTCGCCGACATCAATCGCGACACGGCCGATGTCTTGCTGGCCAACGGTTGCGAAGTGGTGACCCCGCCTGTGCAGCCATGCTGCGGATCGATCCACGGCCACAACGGAGAGCATGCCGTGGCGCAAGAGATGGCGCGGCGCATGATCGACCTTTTCGATCCTTTTGCCTTCGACGCCATCATCACCAACGCCGCCGGCTGTGGTTCCCACTTGAAACACTACGGGAGACTGCTCGCCGACGACCGCGACTACGCGGTGCGGGCTCGCGAGTGGGATCGAAAGTTGAAAGACGTCAACGAATGGCTGGTGGAAACCGGTTTCCGCGTCCCCGTGTCCGAGGCTGCGGAGTCGCAGAAGGTCACCTACCACGAGGCCTGCCACCTTTGCCACGGTCAGAAAATCACGAGGCAGCCACGGGAAATCCTGCAGGCCATTCCCGGGGTCGAACTGACCGAACTGCCCGAGTCCGACTGGTGCTGCGGAAGCGCGGGCGTGTACAATATCACCCAGCCCGAAACCGCCGCTATCTTGCAAGAGCGCAAAGTCGGCAAGATTGCCTCCACCGGCGCCGCCGTCGTGGCGACCTGCAATCCGGGGTGCCACTTGCAGTTGGTCAACGGGATGCGGCAGGCGGGGCTCGACATACGAGTGACCCAGCCGGTCACGCTGCTCGCGCGCGCTTACCGGGCCCAGTCGCCCCGGGGATGA